The segment GTTCCCTGCTTTTCCAAAAGAAAGTTGCCTGGGAAAACAGTGGAATTGATAGAGAGATTCAAGGTGTTCTTAAATTGAAATAGAAAGCATCTTCCACAGTCAAGGAATCCCTTTTAAGAACAAGCTGCCTGTTCAGCAAAAGTGTTTCTGCATGTACTTAATTTTTCACATGTGAGTGCTTCCATTAAAGACAGGGTTAGCTTTGATGAATTGGAGCCTGTAGAAAGAGGTTATTAGTTCAGCTCTCGTATGGCGCACTGTAACACAAAGTACGAGGAAATCTCTGCGCTAACAAAGGGCCACTGAATTCTTCAGCAGTTTAAATTGCTCAAAAGTGTTATTAAGGTGTAGATTCACAGAGAGCACATTGCAGTAATTCATTCATGAGAAGTTGAAAGCCGGCATTGTTATCCCTCAGCCTCTGCCTCTGAAAGAGAAGGTAATTATATATCCAAGTGCAGCTGATTAGAAATGCCATAGCTGCTCATTGGCCTTCAGAGGTATCTAAAGATCTAACAAAGCCTCCCAGCTGCAAACCTGAATAACAAACCAGGAGTGCCCCAATCAGATGTGAACATCTTTTTGCACCTTGGGAGCAAAGAGTTGCTGTTTCTGAacattgtgtgtgttttcctctcTCAGGTGCTGTATCCAGTGTGCCATGTGCGTAATTTAATGCTCTGGAGTGCTGTTTACCTGCCGTGCTCTTCCCCCTCCACGCCTGCTGATGACACCTGTGCCCCATACCCTGTTCCAGGCTCTAGCCCTGAAGATCAGCCTCTGGGCAGGTGAGCCTAGAGCCCAGAAATCCCATCCTGTAAAGTAAGATCAACAGAGAATATTGTGGGATGTAAAGAGGAGAATACTTGTTGTGGGAGGGAAGTATTTTTCACAGGCTTATTTGTGGGGTTGTTTGACTGACCAAAAGCAGtctttccttgtttgttttgaaagctgttAAGTTTCAGAGGTCATAGCGTAACAAATACATTGAATCAGAAAGAAGATTAGCAAGTAGAATGAAGCCCTGGGTATTGCATAGCTTTGTGAGATTCCTCATATCCTTGTGGGATATGAGCTTTTATTTGGCTATCTtgaatttcagttctttttctgtgttgcataactttctttgcctttttttttttttttgtaaaatgattCTGAACACATGTTAATTAGGAGGTGTGACAAGACTGTAAGCATTTGTGCTTTGTGGTAAAGGGACTGTTGTGGGAATGTTTGAAGTCTGATTCAACATATTTTCCTGatggcaaacaaaaaaaaaagtactgaagcAACTTTGCACTACAGATGGTCAAAATGTGCTCCTAAATAATACTTCACAGAAGTCCGTTTATTAGCAGATTGTTACTGTCCTAATTGTGGGGGGAGTTTTTAAACTATAGTAGCTGaacataaaaattttaaaaaatgaaacaaaaaaatccctgagTTTGGATTCTGATTATTTGTACTTTTATAGGTTACCAAAGACAAGATCATTTGACAATCTGACGACAGCCTGTGATAGCAGCGTGCCTACAACCAATCGACGCAGTAGCGACCCCAGCCTAAACGAGAAGTGGCAAGAGCACCGCCGGTCCCTGGAGCTGAGCAGCCTCGGGAACCCGGGGGACGATCCATTTGATGGAGACAGCCTGAGTAAACAAGGCAGGGCTCTGGTCGGAGCAGAGCTTTCTGTTGCAGCCGGTGTGGCAGAGGGACAGATGGAGAACATTTTGCAAGAGGCCACTAAAGATGATGTTGGTCTGGAGGAGCACTTAAGGGGCAGCCTAGAGCCAGCAGGTAAAGCGGATGAGATTGccctggagaaggagaagaggactGAAAATCTGCATGGGTATGTCAGTGACCTCTGTGAAAAGACGGAGGTGGATAGAGGTGTTGTCATGAACAATCCACATCCAGTATCACAAGGTGCTTCTGAGCTTAGAGGACACCAGGATGAACAGACTGATCTCAGTAACACTATCCAGAAGTTACCTCAGGTGAAAGGACTATCGACTGTTCCTTCGGAGAGTTCTGTAAACAGAGACACTCAGAAGAACACGGAGGAAGGTGTTAGCAAGCttgaaggagaagcagagagcCCGTACAGCACATTGCAGGCCAGCCTTCCATTACCTCTCACAATCCCACCCGAGGCAAGAACATCCAACATCGAAAGTTCTACGGAAACCTTAACAGAGAGTGAAGCCAAGCAGGAGCTGATTGCTAAGGGTCCGTGCCACAGACCTCACCCGATCAACAACAGTGCTGACGAACTCTCGCGAACTATTGAGAACAGGCCAGAGGGGGAAAGCATGATTGAGCTTCAAAAACTGGGCACAAAAGCACATAGGACTTCTGGTAGCAGCAGCACGCACCTCCCGATGCCTTCCCCTTGTGCCTTGCCTTTAGCTGAATGTAAAGATGAGATTGTCTGTAATGGAGAGCTGGAGCCCGAGAACAAGATGACCGAGAAGCCCGTGGGGTTTAGCATCATGCAGAAATACCACGCGACAAACGGGCATTGCGTGAACGGGGAGGACGGCAGGATCAAGGCCTCTCTGAGTCGGCAGGTCTCCGCAGCTAGCTGTAGTTCCGCACAGTTTCACTTGCGGAACTTGCACCAAAAATGGCTGTTTAGCCAtctggggaagcagcaggcagccagcagcccagACCAACCCGCCAGAAGTCACCTGGACGATGATGGGATGCCCGTCTACACCGATGTTATCCAGCAGCGCCTGCGCCAGATAGAAACCGGGCATCAGCAAGAAGTGGAGACCTTGAAGAAGCAAGTGCAAGAGTTGAAAAGCCGGTTGGAGAGCCAGTTCCTGAACAGCTCCCTGCGTCTCAATGGTGATTATGGAGACGAAGTGGTAAGTGAGGTGGTAATTGGGCCACTGCTGGAAACAGCGGGCTAGTCGGTCACGTTCTGGATCTCACCATATTGTCAGTGCAGGGCTCATTGGTCAGGCGGTGATTTTTTGGCCGTACGGAGTTTTAGAAACCTGTCAAGGTCATTCTGGAAAGGGGCAAACAACTGGTTGGAGTACTTGGCAACTAGCAGTACTGATGACTaatattttcactgtatttcagtTCGACCATGGATATAGCAAAGGTTTATTTCTAGAAGCGTGTTTTGCAGCGTGCTTGCACAAAACCAGACATACTTAAGATACCTGCATTAGCCTTATTCCAAAACActacttgttttccttttgttttcatacaTGGGAAAGACGCTTTTCTGAGGATGTGAATGTCATTTACTGGGGCAGGAATGCGGGACTGCTCTCTGGGTGCTTTGCAGCTTAGGGTAGGAAGGAGGCAGCAGTGGCTGCATTGTTAGCTCCGAACCATGAAGTTCAGGGCATCCCCTTTTCAGATGGATGGCTTGCTCATGGCTTGTAAGCCAGAACAAATTAAGAGCTTTTGTGACAGCCGTATGTCAGCAAGAGATTTTTCTTAACAAACTGAGAATTTTAAGAGAGCCTCTGAACTATGTTTGTAATTTTACTTGGAAgtgtttaaaatgaacaaagtaGAGAATAAATCCGAGGTGTGACTCAAAATCCAACGTGCTCTCTGTAGCATGCTTAAATGATCTGCATAGTTGCAGCtgcaaaggaaatttaaaaatcagaaatgcaaTAAGCGTAACTTGAGTACAAGATCTCAAGAGCTAGCACGTTTTTTTACATCACTATATGTTGGATTGGATTTTTAAATTGCCCTAGGTATTTCTCCCCTACCAGTTTTTATGTAGTTTCTCATCTTTTGACtaataaatagaaaaacttCCAAGGACGCAGAGTCACTGGCCGCATACAGTTGGATGTAACACTGATTCGGAGAACAAGCGAAAGAGCCGCTCGTCCTCTCCAGGCCTTTCAGCACAGAGCAGTTCTGTGCATTGCTGCAAAACTTGTTTTTTCAAAGGGCCAGTGTTATTACTTAACTACaggagaagaagaggggagggctACCTGAGGAAGCAGCTAGGCACGGGAGAAGGGAAGGGCATGAAGGGCAAGGTGAGGAGACGCAGGAGAATCTTTGAGTGTGCATCTGCCCGTGTGCCTGAACGGTAGGCAGTGTTGGCCTCTAGCTCCCAAGGCTGACATACAAAAATTTCCTACGTGCACATTTAATGTGCTTTAAATACCTACAgagttgaaaaaatatatttggataAATATAAAGTGATTTCcaacttctgtttgtttaatttaatattgTGTAGAAGTGGCAGAGGTGCTGAATAGTCCCAGGTACATTTGTTGAGAAAAATCCTCCGGGCCATCTTGGCTCTTCACAGAGATAACAGCACTGAGGCTCTTCTGGGGCGTCCACGTCAGCCGAGTCTCATTTACATTGGGTGTGGCTTCTTCTGGCAAAAGCATGGAGTCCTTGGAGAAATTTGATGCTTTGGCTTAATTTACTACACTCCCATTTTGTAAGGGCATTCACAAcctgcagggagggctgggaTGTCCCCTggaaaattcattatttttaagaatcTGATCCCTGCCTTCTATGTTTGCCTCAGCGTGCGAGTAACAGGgctttcttctgcagctccagAGGTGCCCATTTGTCAGGCACAAAAAGACATAAgatttctgcattattttttcacataGTTTAAGGACTGGTAGAGATTTATTTAAGCCAGATAAAATACAACACTACCAGGCCAGACTGTATTAAGGAAGCATTATTCCCAAAAAAACCGTACATGGAATATATCTGGCTCAAATTCTGAGTTTCCCGTGCACgatttggcttttattttccagaacttTTGCAGGGATATATGCATTACTTGTattagttttgaaaatgaaacgGGCTTGGCAAGGAAGTGGAACCAAGAAATGGGAGCCACAGGTTTTTTGGTTACTCACCCAAAGTGCTGCCAGAATATTGTCctaaaagaggggagaacaGATTTTAAATCCATTCTGCCTCACATCATCCTGTCATCAGAGGGTCAGAAGCTGACCTGTTGGGTTtgttctcctttattttttttgtgattcaCCACTGCACAAACAACGTGCGGCGTTTAGGCCTGGTCAGAGCGGTGTGCCCGCCTTCGCTGCCGCGTGTGGGCAGGTGGCTGGTTCTGACGTTCACCCTGCCAACGCGGATGTAGCCTGCTCCTCCTCGGCAGGAGCTGCCCTTTCCACTCCTCCCCACGACTGTCCGGTTTTTATTTGTGTGGAAGTAGGAATACGGGAAGGCTCTGTTCAGCTGTGTTTGTTTGCCAACAGACTTCTATACCCGACTCGGAAAGCAATCTGGATCAGAACTGCTTGTCTCgctgcagcacagagatttTCTCTGAAGCCAGCTGGGAACAGGTGGATAAACAGGACACAGAGGTACAGACTAAATCCCTGTGAATTGCTCATTCTTCCGGTAGGATGGGATATTCGTAATTCAAATTGTCCTACAGCCTTCGGTCATGTGCCGCTTCCTGTGAGCTATCCTCCTCACATTTCACTCGTCTCGTACTCTAAATACCAGTACCTGTGCCTATGAGCCCTCTGCTGTCAGTGTTTGAGCTCTTTGAGAAGCTGTGGAAGGGATGGCTAGCCCACAGAGCCCTACGCTGACACACGTGTGGTGAATGTTCTTGGCCTGGATACGTCTACAGCACAGAGAAACCAGGGAATTGGACTTCCTGACctcatttctgtttgtctgAGGGGAATTCGGTGTATCAGTTCTCAAGGGGAAggtttctgtctttctttcacTACTAAGAACACTGAATTTGTACTCTTAAAATAGAACAAGCACTTCCTCATCGTGCTGTGCTTTGACTTTGTGAGCTCAGAGGAGATGGGTTTGTTTCTAATTAGCTGTGCACTCCCTGATAGATTTGTCTGCTCTTCCTCCCAGGTGACACGATGGCTTCCAGACCACCTCGCTGCGCACTGCTATGGCTGTGACAGCACCTTCTGGCTGGCCAGCAGGAAGCACCACTGCAGGTAACCTGTGCGTCAGCAGAGGATGGAAGGGAGGGGGCAAGGTCCTGGCTTGAATTGTCCCCTCTCCTTTTAAACCAGGACAGGGCTTTATTTTGGCATGAAGTTCCTTTGCCGAGGATGGATGTCAGGGTAGTAGCTTGAGCAGGAGGATTGCGTACGCACTCGAAGGAGCCAAGAGCTTTGGGAGAACAGGACAGTTTCTCCTGTTAGCTCCAGTCCATTCAGAGTAGACGTTTAAAAAGGCAGATGCGGCATCAACTACGCCCTGGCCTAAACAgatcctgcctttttttcctcaaactgGGTTTGGAGGCAGCTAGCTGTTTAGTTTCTTAAGTGggtgtaaataataaaaaatactggcTTGTCTTTGCAGTCAGTACTGCAGATACACAAATAGCATCTTTTTTCCATTACTGGTTGAAAACctgctcctttccttctctaaccattccttccttttcattaaATTGCTTTTGTGAGAGAATCTGAAAAGATGTGAAATAAAAGTTCTCTGCATTATTCTTTGCCAAACATCTTGGTAACAGAGGCTACGACAGATAATGCAAGCAGCAGGAGCTTAATGAAGAACAGGGGGTAGGGGCCTTTTGATTAGATCATACTCTAAATTTAGAAATCTGAAATTCTGTCTTagttatatttcaaataaatccCCATTCCTGGACGTGAGAAAACGATTACAAGAACTGTCGTTTAAATGAGCGGCAGTTATCTCATTTTGATGCTTCGCTGCTTTTTGAAGTAGTAAATAATTTTACGCACCTTGTGtccattttatattttgcttcatttaGTCTTGTAGAGATAAACCAGGGAAGAATGAATTGGAAGTTGAatgggtttgattttttttttcaagtttcatGTTCACTGTGTGTGTGCAAATCTATTTAAGTGTGCCTTACGGCTTCAGATGAAAAGTGTAATTACTAAGCATACAGTGATATACGTCTGAAGGGTTTTATGAGTCGAAAGggcattttcctttgtcctttCTCTAGTGGTGTCTGTTGTGAGGTGTACCCATTCGTCATTGTCACCCTGCCTCCTTGCTTCCCTAGGCCGACTGACATTTAGCATCTACATTTCAGTTTCCTAGGCCTGGGCTCTGGTGAAGTCCTGGAGGATGTGTATGCCCTGAATGTATACACACTGAACACCCCCAACACCATGAGCAGTTAAAATTCAGGGTTTCAAGTTTTGTTGCAAATTTCTCTTTGGTGTCTTTGCTCCTCCGTCTTTCCAATGCCTGACCTGGGTTGAGCAGGCCGTCCGTGTAAGCTCCGATTGCTTGTGGTAGAGGCCAGTGAGGAGTGGCGTCCTAGCCAACAACACAACCAAGTATTTTCTTAGTGTGCACTTTCATAAAACCCAGTATAAGTCTGCTCTCCATCTTATTTGAGACTGAAAATGAGTTGAAAACCACATTTTCAACTTGAGCACGATAAAAACTATCCAGCTTCTTTCATTGCCTCTATTTACTTCTTTTGCTAGTTCCCCTCTGAGCTCTTTCTCCCCTCCTTGCAGGGACATTGAACGTGTTGATCAAATCTGGTGAGCATTTACAACAGCCTCTGTCTGTTGTCTGTCTGCATTTTCTTGGTAACTTCTCCAAACTAACTCGGTCTATTCCCCATTTTTCACTCGCCTAGAGATCACTAGAAATAATGTGGGCAGCTAGCACAACCTGTTGGATGTTTAGATTCATATAAACAGGCTTCTCTTTCCACAGAAAGGCATTTAGGGCTTGGCTTTTGGTAGCTTGAACTGTGATGTGGATTACACTAACACTCACCACCAGTAGGTCGTGTGTTCGAGTAACAGAGAATGCTTCGGTTCTAACTGGGAAGAGGCTGTCCTTCAAGTTTAGCCATCATGCATTTAGTTTTgattctttctccttttgcctTAATTTTGGGAGAGGTCAACATGTTACCAAGCAGTTCTAGCGTAGCTGTGCAATGTGTCGACAGAAAAAATTGCCACTGATTTTAGAAGGACTGAAAGTACTGTGGCAATAACAGGTAAAGCAAGGCTGGTAGAGAGCTGCTGTCAGAAAAAGCTGGAAGAACACCCATGAGTTAGTAAGAAGAGGTATTGGCGGTATGATTTTAAAAGTCAGCCGTCCTCAAAGGGGAAGGTTCACTTCTCCAGTGTTGTTAACATCTCTCCTAATCTCTCAAGCAAGGCAGCAGACCACTGGGACAAAAAGAGAGAGTGGTTCAGGGCTTTCCGAAGCTCAGGGGAGAACAGTTGTACAACACTGTCCTCTACACAGAgagacaaaacaacaacaaaaaaaaccaagcgTGTGTTAGGAAGCTGGTGAGCTACAACAACCAGATATTTGTTTTAATCCCTCTGGTTGTTTTCTGACCTCGTCCATCTGCAGTAAGTTTCTGCAGGGGAATTGTTCTTTGAGCAGCAGAGGTGCTTTTCCGCAGGGTGTTTCTGTGTAACACCTCACGGAGCTGTTTCCActcctgttgttttttctgaTAGTCATTCCTAACAGGGTCCTTAAGAAGACTTCAAAACCACTGCAAAACGGCTAGCCATTGTGAGTGTCCTACTGCTGGGGTTATAGCTTTGagaccaggagctgctgtgcgGAGCTGAGAAAATTAGCCCACTGAAGTGAGAAATGGGATTTCTCTGCTGCCTCTTTCCCCGTCATTGACCAGCACCCGGGAATCTTATCTCTTGGCAATGAAGGATTAATCGAAGCTGCTGGGTGTAGGCAGAATTTTGTGTCAGTCTCTTGGCGGCAACAAATCTTTTCCAGCACACATAGATAACGGCAGAAAATTCTGATGCCAAAGAGTTAATGCAAAGGGCATCAGGCTTGGAGGTAAACTTGCACACGTAGGTCCCTGGGGTGCTGTTCTGAGCTCCTTATAAGAATTGATGAGGTTGGAGGATATGGCGCCGCAGCGCTCCTCGGGCTAGCTTGATCAGCAGCAGGTTTGGAGGGGGGCTGCAAGGAGAACGTAGTTATTTTCAAGACTTAAATCTTCTCCCCGCCTCCTGTGAGGTGCATGCGCTCGCGTGCCTCCACCAGCTGACACCTGACCAGAATGAGACTGCTCACCCTCCCGCGGTGTGGCGTGACTGTCCCCGAGCATGACGTGCCTGGCTGCCCGCCCCGTGGCTTTGCATGATCCTTGTTGACTCCGTTTCCTTTACGCAGAGGTGGGGGACTGCTGGGAGCACCTCAAAAGGAACTGCGCAGTCGGGGCAGCGGGACGATTGCATCAAGCAAAAccggttttatttttttcatctgttccaTGCTTAAACCTTCCAGCAGTGCACTTGAAAGAAACGGAAGAAAATGTGTCTGTGCTGGTACTTACCAGCACGCGCTTTTAGAAGAGTACAGGGGCAGAGACTTTTTCCTCCTGCCAGGACTGCAGGATCCAGTATGTCTTTAATGCGAAGCTGGATCAGTGATGTGAGCAGGGGCCAGAACACCACATCCCCCACGTCCTTACGGAGGAAGGCTCTTTGTTTGCTGTCCCTCTCTTTTACCCACCTGCCCACAAGGTAGCGGTGACAGCACTGAGCAGCTCCAAGTTCTCCTGCAGGCCAAGGGAGATAGCTTAGCCCCGTTTCCTGGAGGGGTAAGGTCCCTCCAGTTTGATGCAGGACGATACTGCGCGAAAGAGCAGTCACTGTAGAGATGGTAAAGGAGCTGTAGTTCTCTACTGTAGCTTGCTTTGTGTTCCTTTGAGCTGTCCCTGCCTTAAAGCTCTGGAGGGAGGGAAGTCTTTGCATTCTGGTACTTAGGGAGTGCCGACTGCAGCCTCCAGGGCTGACCCCATCGCACCCATGAACAGTGTAATTTTAGAACTTGGGTAACTTCGTTAAACTGcttctaattttttcttttccgtTTCTCCTCTGTTCCTGACGCAAGGAATTGTGGAAATGTGTTCTGCTCCAGTTGCTGTAACCAGAAGGTGCCAGTTCCTAGTCAACAGCTCTTTGAACCCAGCAGAGTCTGCAAATCATGCTACAGCAGCTTGCACCCAAGCAGTTCCAGCCTTGATCTTGAACTGGATAAACCCATCACTGCCACGTCTAATTAAAGTTCCAGCCTAGAAGCAGCGGGAAGCAGCCGTGTCGACTCTTCCCCGCACAGACATGCACATTCTCGGTGGGCtgaggctgggaggaggagggagccgTGCACTTTGGAGGCTGGGGCGTGGAACACTGCTCGGTGGGACAGACCTCGAGGACGTACCGCTGGATTGTGGGAATCTCCTTTTCCAGctatttccctt is part of the Anser cygnoides isolate HZ-2024a breed goose chromosome 17, Taihu_goose_T2T_genome, whole genome shotgun sequence genome and harbors:
- the MTMR3 gene encoding myotubularin-related protein 3 isoform X3, which encodes MDEETQHSLECIQANQIFPRKQLIREDENLQVPFIELHGESTEYVGRAEDAIIALSNYRLHIKFKESVVNVPLQLIESVECRDIFQLHLTCKDCKVIRCQFSTFEQCQDWLKRLNNAIRPPSKIEDLFSFAYHAWCMEVYASEKEQHGDLCRPGEHVTSRFKNEVERMGFDMNNAWRISNINEKYKLCGSYPQEIIVPAWITDKELESVASFRSWKRIPAVVYRHQSNGAVISRCGQPEVSWWGWRNADDEHLVQSVAKACASDSRSNSNKLMNGNCSRDFSNGGDLSDVEFDSSISNASGAESLAIQPQKLLILDARSYAAAVANRAKGGGCECPEYYPNCEVVFMGMANIHSIRKSFQSLRLLCTQMPDPGNWLSALESTKWLQHLSVLLKSALLVVHAVDRDQRPVLVHCSDGWDRTPQIVALAKLLLDPYYRTTEGFQVLVETEWLDFGHKFADRCGHGENSDDLNERCPVFLQWLDCVHQLQRQFPCSFEFNEAFLVKLVQHTYSCLFGTFLCNNAKERGEKHTQERTCSVWSLLRAANKAFKNLLYSSQSESVLYPVCHVRNLMLWSAVYLPCSSPSTPADDTCAPYPVPGSSPEDQPLGRLPKTRSFDNLTTACDSSVPTTNRRSSDPSLNEKWQEHRRSLELSSLGNPGDDPFDGDSLSKQGRALVGAELSVAAGVAEGQMENILQEATKDDVGLEEHLRGSLEPAGKADEIALEKEKRTENLHGYVSDLCEKTEVDRGVVMNNPHPVSQGASELRGHQDEQTDLSNTIQKLPQVKGLSTVPSESSVNRDTQKNTEEGVSKLEGEAESPYSTLQASLPLPLTIPPEARTSNIESSTETLTESEAKQELIAKGPCHRPHPINNSADELSRTIENRPEGESMIELQKLGTKAHRTSGSSSTHLPMPSPCALPLAECKDEIVCNGELEPENKMTEKPVGFSIMQKYHATNGHCVNGEDGRIKASLSRQVSAASCSSAQFHLRNLHQKWLFSHLGKQQAASSPDQPARSHLDDDGMPVYTDVIQQRLRQIETGHQQEVETLKKQVQELKSRLESQFLNSSLRLNGDYGDEVTSIPDSESNLDQNCLSRCSTEIFSEASWEQVDKQDTEVTRWLPDHLAAHCYGCDSTFWLASRKHHCRDIERVDQIWNCGNVFCSSCCNQKVPVPSQQLFEPSRVCKSCYSSLHPSSSSLDLELDKPITATSN
- the MTMR3 gene encoding myotubularin-related protein 3 isoform X4, which produces MDEETQHSLECIQANQIFPRKQLIREDENLQVPFIELHGESTEYVGRAEDAIIALSNYRLHIKFKESVVNVPLQLIESVECRDIFQLHLTCKDCKVIRCQFSTFEQCQDWLKRLNNAIRPPSKIEDLFSFAYHAWCMEVYASEKEQHGDLCRPGEHVTSRFKNEVERMGFDMNNAWRISNINEKYKLCGSYPQEIIVPAWITDKELESVASFRSWKRIPAVVYRHQSNGAVISRCGQPEVSWWGWRNADDEHLVQSVAKACASDSRSNSNKLMNGNCSRDFSNGGDLSDVEFDSSISNASGAESLAIQPQKLLILDARSYAAAVANRAKGGGCECPEYYPNCEVVFMGMANIHSIRKSFQSLRLLCTQMPDPGNWLSALESTKWLQHLSVLLKSALLVVHAVDRDQRPVLVHCSDGWDRTPQIVALAKLLLDPYYRTTEGFQVLVETEWLDFGHKFADRCGHGENSDDLNERCPVFLQWLDCVHQLQRQFPCSFEFNEAFLVKLVQHTYSCLFGTFLCNNAKERGEKHTQERTCSVWSLLRAANKAFKNLLYSSQSESVLYPVCHVRNLMLWSAVYLPCSSPSTPADDTCAPYPVPGSSPEDQPLGRLPKTRSFDNLTTACDSSVPTTNRRSSDPSLNEKWQEHRRSLELSSLGNPGDDPFDGDSLSKQGRALVGAELSVAAGVAEGQMENILQEATKDDVGLEEHLRGSLEPAGKADEIALEKEKRTENLHGYVSDLCEKTEVDRGVVMNNPHPVSQGASELRGHQDEQTDLSNTIQKLPQVKGLSTVPSESSVNRDTQKNTEEGVSKLEGEAESPYSTLQASLPLPLTIPPEARTSNIESSTETLTESEAKQELIAKGPCHRPHPINNSADELSRTIENRPEGESMIELQKLGTKAHRTSGSSSTHLPMPSPCALPLAECKDEIVCNGELEPENKMTEKPVGFSIMQKYHATNGHCVNGEDGRIKASLSRQVSAASCSSAQFHLRNLHQKWLFSHLGKQQAASSPDQPARSHLDDDGMPVYTDVIQQRLRQIETGHQQEVETLKKQVQELKSRLESQFLNSSLRLNGDYGDEVTSIPDSESNLDQNCLSRCSTEIFSEASWEQVDKQDTEVTRWLPDHLAAHCYGCDSTFWLASRKHHCRNCGNVFCSSCCNQKVPVPSQQLFEPSRVCKSCYSSLHPSSSSLDLELDKPITATSN
- the MTMR3 gene encoding myotubularin-related protein 3 isoform X6; the protein is MDEETQHSLECIQANQIFPRKQLIREDENLQVPFIELHGESTEYVGRAEDAIIALSNYRLHIKFKESVVNTGCPNDACETSVPLQLIESVECRDIFQLHLTCKDCKVIRCQFSTFEQCQDWLKRLNNAIRPPSKIEDLFSFAYHAWCMEVYASEKEQHGDLCRPGEHVTSRFKNEVERMGFDMNNAWRISNINEKYKLCGSYPQEIIVPAWITDKELESVASFRSWKRIPAVVYRHQSNGAVISRCGQPEVSWWGWRNADDEHLVQSVAKACASDSRSNSNKLMNGNCSRDFSNGGDLSDVEFDSSISNASGAESLAIQPQKLLILDARSYAAAVANRAKGGGCECPEYYPNCEVVFMGMANIHSIRKSFQSLRLLCTQMPDPGNWLSALESTKWLQHLSVLLKSALLVVHAVDRDQRPVLVHCSDGWDRTPQIVALAKLLLDPYYRTTEGFQVLVETEWLDFGHKFADRCGHGENSDDLNERCPVFLQWLDCVHQLQRQFPCSFEFNEAFLVKLVQHTYSCLFGTFLCNNAKERGEKHTQERTCSVWSLLRAANKAFKNLLYSSQSESVLYPVCHVRNLMLWSAVYLPCSSPSTPADDTCAPYPVPGSSPEDQPLGRLPKTRSFDNLTTACDSSVPTTNRRSSDPSLNEKWQEHRRSLELSSLGNPGDDPFDGDSLSKQGRALVGAELSVAAGVAEGQMENILQEATKDDVGLEEHLRGSLEPAGKADEIALEKEKRTENLHGYVSDLCEKTEVDRGVVMNNPHPVSQGASELRGHQDEQTDLSNTIQKLPQVKGLSTVPSESSVNRDTQKNTEEGVSKLEGEAESPYSTLQASLPLPLTIPPEARTSNIESSTETLTESEAKQELIAKGPCHRPHPINNSADELSRTIENRPEGESMIELQKLGTKAHRTSGSSSTHLPMPSPCALPLAECKDEIVCNGELEPENKMTEKPVGFSIMQKYHATNGHCVNGEDGRIKASLSRQVSAASCSSAQFHLRNLHQKWLFSHLGKQQAASSPDQPARSHLDDDGMPVYTDVIQQRLRQIETGHQQEVETLKKQVQELKSRLESQFLNSSLRLNGDYGDEVVTRWLPDHLAAHCYGCDSTFWLASRKHHCRNCGNVFCSSCCNQKVPVPSQQLFEPSRVCKSCYSSLHPSSSSLDLELDKPITATSN
- the MTMR3 gene encoding myotubularin-related protein 3 isoform X7 — its product is MDEETQHSLECIQANQIFPRKQLIREDENLQVPFIELHGESTEYVGRAEDAIIALSNYRLHIKFKESVVNVPLQLIESVECRDIFQLHLTCKDCKVIRCQFSTFEQCQDWLKRLNNAIRPPSKIEDLFSFAYHAWCMEVYASEKEQHGDLCRPGEHVTSRFKNEVERMGFDMNNAWRISNINEKYKLCGSYPQEIIVPAWITDKELESVASFRSWKRIPAVVYRHQSNGAVISRCGQPEVSWWGWRNADDEHLVQSVAKACASDSRSNSNKLMNGNCSRDFSNGGDLSDVEFDSSISNASGAESLAIQPQKLLILDARSYAAAVANRAKGGGCECPEYYPNCEVVFMGMANIHSIRKSFQSLRLLCTQMPDPGNWLSALESTKWLQHLSVLLKSALLVVHAVDRDQRPVLVHCSDGWDRTPQIVALAKLLLDPYYRTTEGFQVLVETEWLDFGHKFADRCGHGENSDDLNERCPVFLQWLDCVHQLQRQFPCSFEFNEAFLVKLVQHTYSCLFGTFLCNNAKERGEKHTQERTCSVWSLLRAANKAFKNLLYSSQSESVLYPVCHVRNLMLWSAVYLPCSSPSTPADDTCAPYPVPGSSPEDQPLGRLPKTRSFDNLTTACDSSVPTTNRRSSDPSLNEKWQEHRRSLELSSLGNPGDDPFDGDSLSKQGRALVGAELSVAAGVAEGQMENILQEATKDDVGLEEHLRGSLEPAGKADEIALEKEKRTENLHGYVSDLCEKTEVDRGVVMNNPHPVSQGASELRGHQDEQTDLSNTIQKLPQVKGLSTVPSESSVNRDTQKNTEEGVSKLEGEAESPYSTLQASLPLPLTIPPEARTSNIESSTETLTESEAKQELIAKGPCHRPHPINNSADELSRTIENRPEGESMIELQKLGTKAHRTSGSSSTHLPMPSPCALPLAECKDEIVCNGELEPENKMTEKPVGFSIMQKYHATNGHCVNGEDGRIKASLSRQVSAASCSSAQFHLRNLHQKWLFSHLGKQQAASSPDQPARSHLDDDGMPVYTDVIQQRLRQIETGHQQEVETLKKQVQELKSRLESQFLNSSLRLNGDYGDEVVTRWLPDHLAAHCYGCDSTFWLASRKHHCRDIERVDQIWNCGNVFCSSCCNQKVPVPSQQLFEPSRVCKSCYSSLHPSSSSLDLELDKPITATSN